In Camelus dromedarius isolate mCamDro1 chromosome 28, mCamDro1.pat, whole genome shotgun sequence, a genomic segment contains:
- the SKA1 gene encoding spindle and kinetochore-associated protein 1 yields the protein MASSDLEQLCSHINEKIGNIKKTLSLRNCGQEPTLKTILNKIGDEIIVVNELLNKLESEIEYQEQTSNSLKELCESLEEDYKDVEHLKENIPPHLPPVTVTQNFVSGSDLDPEEPVKVEEPAPTKKPLKEQRNIKEMPFITSDDFSGVPAYMKSRLTYCQINDVIKEINKAVVSKYKILHQPKKSMNSVARNLYHRFIDEETKETKGHYFIVEADIKEFTTLKVDKRFHVILNILRHCRRLSEVRGGGLTRYVIT from the exons ATGGCCTCCTCAGATCTGGAACAACTATGCTCTCATATTAATGAAAAGATTGGCAATATTAAAAAAACTCTGTCATTAAGAAATTGTG gTCAAGAACCTACCTTGAAgactatattaaataaaataggagATGAGATCATTGTAGTAAATGAACTTCTAAATAAACTGGAATCGGAAATTGAGTATCAAGAACAAACCAGCAATTCACTCAAG gaactCTGTGAATCTCTTGAAGAAGATTATAAAGATGTGGAACATCTCAAAGAGAACATTCCTCCCCATTTGCCCCCAGTAACAGTAACCCAGAACTT TGTTAGTGGATCAGATCTTGACCCTGAAGAACCAGTCAAAGTTGAAGAACCTGCACCCACAAAGAAGCCcctaaaagaacaaagaaatattaaggaaatgCCATTTATAACTTCTGATGACTTCAGTGGTGTTCCTGC gtACATGAAATCCCGCTTAACCTATTGTCAAATTAATGATGTTATTAAAGAAATCAACAAGGCAGTAGTTAGTAAATATAAGATCCTACATCAACCAAAAAAGTCTATGAATTCTGTGGCCAGAAATCTGTATCACCGATTTATTGATGAAGAAACGAAGGAAACCAAAG gGCATTATTTTATAGTGGAAGCTGACATAAAGGAGTTCACAACCTTGAAAGTTGACAAGAGGTTTCACGTGATACTGAATATTTTACGACACTGCCGGAGGCTGTCAGAGGTCCGAGGGGGAGGACTTACCCGATATGTTATAACGTGA